AtactaacaaattaaactaggctgcaaacaaaatgagaaaatgGGATCTTGAAagcaaattttgttttcttaatataGCAAATCCTTTGTTGATTAATaatatgcatgcatgtatgtatTGTATACATATAATCAAGATggggtaattaattaattaattgtccCAAAATTATGGCAAATTTGATGTGATCTGAATGTCTCTCTCATGATTTTGACGTGATCTGAATTGTTGGTAAGAGTTCTCTCATATAGATTTCACTTTCATTTGAGCAAATTCAAGAGTTTCAgccctgaattcatcaaatgtagtggtggtggtggtggtagatACTTGCAATTTCGATTTCAAGGACCcaattttaaattctataaataaGTTTGGAGTGGGGATTTAGGAATAGAGGATAATTGTTCATGATAGCTTGATTTTCTGTCACtgtttatcattttctttttcccctGACCTCCTCCATTCCGTCCCTTCCCTTCGCTTACCTTCTCTTTTGTCTCCATTTGTTATATCAAAACCCTAAAGTATTAGACTAGCTGGTTTCTCTTCTTAATGTTCAGTACCTCtttttctttcgttttttttcccttgttgCCACTCTCTGGCACTCGAATTGAGTTGGATTCTTATTGGGAGTTTCATCCCAAAACAAGTTGGAATTGACATGTTTTACATCTAAATATCCTTGGTGCAGATCTGTCGCACTTATAGTTGTATCAGAATTATTGGACCGAGGGTAGATGCATAACAGAAAAGGACTGTGCATGCTTAGGAACTTGCACACAACAACAGATGAAACAGAGCGGAAGCCTGAGTCAACCAAGCTCACAGTTTGCAACAAAGACAGGGACAAGTACTTGGCAATGCTATATTACACTTTGACAAGCTCGAAAAAGATTAAGGTCTGGACATCAAATGGAGGGATTCAACCGGATCACTACTGTAATCTGAGTCCTAGAGCGACGGGAGGATCATAACTATATACAGTTGAATCATGGTGAAAATTCAATGCCCGCAGACGATATCCTTGTGCAAATACACGGGGAAAGCAGCCAAAGAACGATCCTGTTGGACAATTTGGTTGCagatttaaaaaagcaaaacaaatcattttcaaaaggTAATTAAGGACATTAGAGTTCAGTTATAAACCAGGATTTGTTCGCGCAACTAAAACATATCATTTTCAGAGCAAGGTCTTCTATGCATTCATTGCTAACTTCGATGATCAACTCTGTCTGCTCAACTGACGCCCTGCAAGGATCACGCATTTTCTATTCTAACATCCGGGCGAAAACAACTAGAGAAGTCACAAGAACACAGCACACTACAAACAACGTTATGAATCTATCATGTGACATATACCAACATCCATTCCCACGGAGAATTATTTTCATGACTAAGCATACTAGCATGAAACTAGAATATTGCATTGTCAAAACGCTGAACAGTAGAATATCATAGTCAAACGACTGGAGCAGAAATTGAAGATGGCATGTATCATCCCATTCAAACACAAAATGTTACCACTAATCCTAATCCACCAAATGCCTTCCATCACTTGGCCAACATCATCCTCACAAACTCCTCGTAATTCACCTGACCATCACCATCTACATCTGCTTCCCTGATCATCTCTTCCACTTCTTCATCTGTCAACTTCTCCCCAAGATTTGTCATCACATGTCGTAGCTGCACATGTCAAGCAAACATCAATGTGGAGAAAAAACTATATCCTAGAGCAGCAAATACCAATAGCGGATAGACAATGTTTGTAATAGGTTCAGTGACTATATGAAGTTACAAATCAAGTAGATAGCATCAAAGATACTAAATATGGTGTTTACCTCTGCAGCAGAAATAAAGCCATTCTGATCCTTGTCAAATACCTTGAAAGCTTCTCTAAGTTCCTCCTCAGAGTCAGTATCCTTCACCCAaagttaaaattcaacaaaacggAGGTTAGCAAAATATACAAGTTAACAGGAAACTGGAAGCTTCTTAACTCTGGAAGTCATTCTCCACAAAATAAAGCCCTCCAAATGAAAACCTCAAAGGTAAGAATCATGCCAGTTGGATTGTTAGAGAACAAACAAAAGcccacatatatataaaagcttgcTAGCATggcaaaacaacaacaatcaaaGAAGTAAGACCCAGCAAAACAATGGAAACCGCTGAATCAATTACTTGCCATATTATAGGATACGCAATACCGATAAAGAGCATACTGTAATATCTATAGTTTATGACAATCCACTGCTTCTGAATTAGAGTTCTGTGCACAGAACCATGATTAACAGGCATCCAAATATTAGAACATGATAATTCTAACATGGTATTGGAAACTTTTGGAGACAACCATTCATGAACAAAACTAACTAATTGTGCCCCtagaatacaaataataattctGGGAAGCTCACCTtcattttccttgccatcaaGTTCAAGAACTCAGGGAAATCAATAGTGCCATTCTGATCAGCATCAACTTCACTGATCATGTCCTGCAACTCAGCTTCAGTGGGGTTCTGTCCAAGAGACCTCATTACTGTTCCCAACTCTTTGGTGGTGATgcaaccttttaaaaaaaaaaaaaaatctatacatCATACAAAAGCTAAATAATAACAGGAGTCTGTCATCCTACATAGCTACCTAATAATCTAAATGGCTCCTCTTACCTAAATCCATTaccaaaatcaccaaaaaacaaaaataaaaaactgagaAAGTTTGAACAACTAGTCATGCAACATTATAAATAAACCATCAACATGGCAATGATAACAACTGATTTCATCAAccttcaacaaatcaaatgtaTGAACAAAACCCACAATAAGTTTCcataaagaaacaaaacccaCATCACACTTCTCCTACTACATCACACCATTAGTCAGTAGCAAAACAAGAACGAGAAAAACCTATGTAGATCTTAACTTGACTAAAACGAAACAAAACAGTGTAGAGAAAACAACAATACCATCCCCATCTTTGTCAAAGAGACTGAAAGCCTCCTTGAACTCGGCGATCTGTTCCTCCGTTAGCTGCTCAGACATGGTCCTTCTACAAAGAAAACGAGACTTTTTTGGGTTTTAGTTTTGGCTGCTTGTGTCTGTGGACAGAGAGAGCTACTGCTTACGCTAATTACTCTCTCTCCCGATAATAATATCCGAGATTAGTCGCCAGCTTGCTGTGTACGATCATTGACATCGCCAGTTATCGTCgttaattattcattaaatatGAATAAGTATAAAAGTAGTCCTTCATTCTATACAAAGAGTGTTGATTTCATTCCTAAACTATCAATTATTCCATTAAATGAGCTTGCGTTCCACTTTGTTATCCTTATTCCAAGAGAGGTTACGAAGAGAATCTTTTTCTCTTAAAAGCACCACtttgagttttaaaaacatGCGTCAAACTTTATTAAAGATGGAGGTGCTTTTAACATCTAAAATCATATCTCACGGTGACTTAACTAAGAGGTTATTCTGGAATGTGTATCATCTAAAatctttttagattattttaatgtgtgtgttattaaaattaatttttaaaaatttaaaaatatatattattttaatatatttatgagaaaaaaaacattttaaaaattaaccactattacatttttaaacactcctttaaattaatacaaaaaaagctaacataaatgaaaaatgataaaGATGATAATGAacgaaaaattatttcctcaatcacattttgtttaaaaatgatatcattatttctttctttcataatataattattttttttagtgtcattagaaataaaatttttttagcataaaaaaaaattaaaatgatgctCTATCATTCaaactaagtttattatatatgtaaaaaaaaaatatcataatgcatttgaaaatttgtttaattaacatgatttaatcaaattataggTGAACGAGAAATTAATCTTAAAGAAtccttgatttttctaaatttaattattgatttatggtGGCTGGTCAGGTTGATAAtagtgaaaattaatttttttaatattttagctttcaaattcacttaaaaatagAGTTAATAGAGAGTTttctaacttgaattttttacactttttcccacattttttttcatgttttcattctttttaacgCTTTGGTTTTTTCTCATAGATCCAAAGTTT
The genomic region above belongs to Populus alba chromosome 12, ASM523922v2, whole genome shotgun sequence and contains:
- the LOC118044324 gene encoding calmodulin, yielding MSEQLTEEQIAEFKEAFSLFDKDGDGCITTKELGTVMRSLGQNPTEAELQDMISEVDADQNGTIDFPEFLNLMARKMKDTDSEEELREAFKVFDKDQNGFISAAELRHVMTNLGEKLTDEEVEEMIREADVDGDGQVNYEEFVRMMLAK